In Anaerolineales bacterium, one DNA window encodes the following:
- a CDS encoding ChuX/HutX family heme-like substrate-binding protein, with translation MFQTTIPLNPNLTQDERLAIIRKAYNEGRSQMTLMLAHKLRVSEVESVHALEGDAARELDFSRWEEIIRGWELASVFAFRKPSHLDGHESLSFQFFDKRGSAAFKVFLNFGGHDPSTEIVQAYNNLIECFTV, from the coding sequence ATGTTCCAAACTACAATCCCTCTCAACCCTAACCTGACTCAGGATGAACGCCTTGCCATCATCCGTAAAGCGTACAACGAAGGCCGCTCCCAAATGACGCTGATGCTCGCGCACAAGTTGCGGGTCTCCGAAGTGGAGAGTGTGCATGCACTCGAAGGTGACGCCGCCCGCGAATTGGATTTCTCGCGTTGGGAGGAGATCATCCGCGGCTGGGAACTGGCCTCCGTGTTTGCCTTCCGCAAGCCGAGCCACCTAGACGGGCACGAATCGCTCAGCTTCCAATTCTTCGATAAACGCGGCAGCGCGGCGTTCAAAGTCTTCCTCAATTTCGGCGGACATGACCCCTCTACGGAAATTGTACAGGCGTATAACAACCTGATCGAATGCTTCACGGTCTGA
- a CDS encoding BCD family MFS transporter: MFLKRLQLALIHTAVAMTLVPINSTLNRVMIFDLEFSKTLFTLLAVFPYLLSPIQVAIGSFSDRHPIFGYRRSPYILAGLILCVIGVAVSPQVAILISDNFTLGIIAGILAFGAWGMGYNLSAVCYLSLASELSGEKGRGKTIATMFTVMVIGMIATGITLSRLVTTFDLVALERAFIIIAASALTLGLIGLFKLEPRFDHSAPASGADTYTVKQMISAITENPVAKIFFVYLLLLLAAILGQDVLLEPFGAQAFGMTLEQTSRIVSISSTFTLLAFIVAGFLDGRVKKKYAAQAGNLGALFGFVMIVISGLTTSLTTFYVGITLLGFGTGISTIANLSLMFDLTVPEKVGLYIGAWGFSNGLSRLIGLLMAGVVADTATHLTGNALSGYLIVFGMEALMLLIAAILLTRIDVTAFRKKVDEPTFADKMAMVAD; encoded by the coding sequence ATGTTCCTAAAACGCCTTCAACTTGCCCTCATCCATACCGCGGTCGCCATGACCCTCGTCCCCATCAACAGCACGCTCAACCGCGTGATGATCTTCGACCTCGAGTTTTCCAAAACCCTCTTCACGCTCCTCGCTGTTTTTCCCTATCTGCTTTCCCCCATCCAGGTTGCCATCGGTTCGTTTTCTGATCGGCACCCCATTTTTGGATATCGCCGTTCACCGTATATTCTGGCTGGTCTTATCCTGTGTGTGATTGGCGTCGCCGTCTCACCGCAGGTAGCCATCCTCATCAGTGACAACTTCACCCTCGGCATCATTGCCGGCATCCTCGCCTTTGGCGCGTGGGGGATGGGGTACAACCTCTCCGCGGTCTGCTACCTCTCGCTTGCCTCCGAACTCTCCGGCGAAAAGGGACGCGGCAAAACGATCGCCACCATGTTCACGGTCATGGTCATCGGGATGATCGCGACGGGCATCACCCTCAGCCGCCTCGTGACGACCTTTGACCTTGTGGCTCTTGAACGCGCCTTCATCATCATTGCCGCTTCAGCCCTGACTCTGGGTTTGATCGGCCTCTTCAAGCTGGAGCCACGCTTCGATCATTCCGCCCCAGCCTCCGGCGCGGACACGTACACCGTCAAACAGATGATCTCCGCCATCACGGAGAATCCCGTAGCGAAGATCTTCTTCGTTTATCTGCTGTTGCTGCTCGCCGCCATCCTTGGGCAGGACGTCCTGCTCGAACCCTTCGGTGCCCAAGCCTTCGGCATGACCCTCGAACAGACGTCGCGCATCGTGTCCATCAGCAGTACCTTTACTCTACTCGCCTTTATCGTGGCGGGTTTCCTTGACGGGCGCGTGAAGAAGAAATATGCTGCCCAAGCGGGCAATCTTGGCGCGCTGTTCGGATTTGTAATGATCGTCATCAGCGGTTTGACCACCAGCCTGACCACCTTCTACGTTGGCATCACCCTGTTGGGATTTGGCACGGGCATCTCCACCATCGCCAATCTCTCCCTCATGTTCGACCTGACCGTCCCTGAAAAGGTTGGTTTGTATATCGGCGCATGGGGCTTCTCAAACGGACTCTCGCGCCTCATAGGCTTGCTCATGGCGGGCGTGGTGGCGGATACGGCAACGCATCTCACAGGGAATGCGTTGAGCGGGTACCTCATTGTATTTGGCATGGAAGCATTGATGTTATTAATTGCCGCCATTCTACTCACGCGGATTGATGTCACCGCGTTCAGGAAGAAGGTGGATGAACCGACCTTTGCCGACAAGATGGCCATGGTGGCGGATTAA
- a CDS encoding helix-turn-helix domain-containing protein encodes MTDEWLSLSDAAEILGVHPSTVRLWSDKGVLPVHKTQGGHRRYKRSEISLWAESSQGSREIKPEKMMQEVIRNVRMQISEGSLEAESWYQKLDEEARAQYRIGARSLFHGLMNYVSANDEEAASEAYAIGYEYASRARRYSLSYVDAAKAFLFFRDSLIVSVIKVYGDANVPASQTSRMYSKMHTFTDGILISLLQTYESLGNASR; translated from the coding sequence ATGACCGACGAATGGCTTTCCTTAAGTGACGCAGCAGAAATACTGGGCGTGCATCCCAGCACAGTCAGGCTATGGTCGGATAAGGGGGTGTTGCCCGTGCATAAAACCCAGGGCGGACATCGCCGCTATAAGCGCAGTGAAATCTCCCTCTGGGCGGAATCAAGCCAGGGGTCCCGCGAGATCAAGCCTGAAAAGATGATGCAGGAAGTCATTCGCAATGTGCGCATGCAAATTTCGGAGGGAAGCCTCGAGGCGGAATCCTGGTATCAAAAATTGGATGAGGAGGCGCGCGCGCAATACCGCATCGGTGCGCGTTCGTTATTTCATGGATTGATGAATTACGTCTCGGCCAATGATGAGGAAGCCGCATCCGAGGCCTATGCGATCGGTTATGAATATGCCTCGCGCGCAAGGCGCTACAGTCTGAGTTACGTGGACGCGGCAAAGGCGTTTTTATTCTTCCGCGATTCGCTGATCGTGTCGGTGATCAAGGTGTATGGAGATGCGAACGTGCCGGCTTCCCAAACTTCGCGAATGTATTCGAAGATGCACACCTTTACAGACGGGATCCTGATCAGCCTTTTGCAGACCTATGAATCGTTGGGGAATGCCAGCCGTTGA
- a CDS encoding serine/threonine-protein kinase — MSIPEKIGRYVIKSELGRGGMATVYRGFDPSFDREVAIKVLPREMLHDPQFRSRFEREIKMVAALEHPSIVPVYDVGEEDGQPYFVMRYMTGGSLSDGIAKGNFSIQDTAGIIEKIAKGLAYSHRKGIVHRDLKPDNILFDENGEPFISDFGIAKLTEAGGGLTGSGVIGTPAYMSPEQAQGNEIDSRSDVYGLGVIVYQMLSGQQPYSADTPMGVVVKHITEPVPEILKLVPDLPEEVHDLIKTAMAKDKSRRYETTIDLAKALNLIAFGKEGNLTFSTNSSAKTRLGNAAPSTRGRMGWVVTGLVLVFAVTAFLLLRDQLFAPGQPAATVPPESPTWTTVPTIQEAGSASASFAPFCSEGIEIHSAFARETNSICTRKLPYSYVSVQEGAVVEALHPDGSCRLEATSDGRQTYSCTGTPFLVMDVKVCSPPVLSDDDLNKCPSDATFNSEAQCCVAVPPGDAGCTVLEIKLKGCQ; from the coding sequence ATGTCAATCCCTGAAAAGATCGGGCGTTATGTCATAAAATCTGAACTGGGCCGCGGGGGCATGGCGACGGTCTATCGCGGTTTCGACCCAAGTTTTGACCGCGAAGTTGCGATCAAGGTTTTGCCGCGTGAAATGCTGCATGACCCGCAGTTCCGTTCCCGCTTTGAGCGCGAGATCAAGATGGTCGCCGCGTTGGAACATCCTTCGATTGTGCCGGTGTATGATGTCGGGGAGGAGGACGGGCAGCCGTATTTTGTCATGCGCTACATGACCGGCGGTTCCCTTTCCGATGGGATTGCAAAGGGAAATTTTTCAATACAGGATACTGCCGGCATCATCGAAAAAATTGCAAAGGGACTCGCCTATTCCCATAGAAAGGGCATTGTCCACCGCGACCTCAAGCCTGATAACATCCTCTTCGATGAAAATGGCGAGCCGTTCATCTCGGATTTTGGCATTGCCAAATTGACGGAGGCAGGCGGCGGGTTGACCGGAAGCGGCGTCATCGGCACACCCGCCTATATGAGTCCCGAACAGGCGCAGGGGAATGAAATAGACAGCCGCAGCGACGTCTATGGGTTGGGTGTGATCGTCTATCAGATGTTGAGCGGGCAGCAGCCGTACAGTGCCGATACGCCGATGGGTGTGGTGGTGAAGCACATCACCGAACCCGTGCCGGAGATTTTGAAATTGGTGCCCGATCTTCCGGAAGAGGTACATGACCTGATCAAAACCGCCATGGCGAAGGATAAGTCCAGGCGATACGAAACGACCATAGACCTTGCAAAGGCCCTGAACCTGATCGCCTTTGGCAAGGAGGGCAATCTGACCTTCAGTACGAACAGCTCCGCGAAAACCCGCCTGGGTAATGCCGCGCCATCCACCCGCGGCAGAATGGGATGGGTTGTTACCGGCCTTGTTCTCGTTTTTGCCGTGACCGCTTTCCTCCTTTTGCGAGATCAACTGTTTGCACCCGGCCAGCCCGCCGCCACCGTCCCGCCTGAAAGCCCCACATGGACCACGGTTCCAACGATTCAGGAGGCTGGATCCGCCTCGGCGTCTTTCGCCCCGTTCTGTTCGGAGGGGATTGAAATCCACTCAGCGTTTGCCAGGGAGACCAACAGCATCTGTACCAGGAAACTCCCCTATTCCTATGTCTCCGTTCAGGAGGGTGCTGTCGTGGAAGCCCTTCACCCCGACGGATCGTGCAGGTTGGAAGCGACCAGCGATGGAAGACAAACCTATTCCTGCACAGGCACACCCTTTCTCGTCATGGATGTAAAGGTCTGCAGCCCGCCTGTCCTCTCCGATGATGATCTCAACAAATGCCCATCCGATGCGACCTTTAACTCCGAGGCGCAGTGTTGTGTCGCCGTCCCGCCCGGGGATGCAGGCTGTACCGTTTTGGAGATCAAGCTGAAGGGTTGTCAATAA
- the rsmI gene encoding 16S rRNA (cytidine(1402)-2'-O)-methyltransferase: protein MGTLYLVATPIGNLEDMNPRGVRILREVVLIAAEDTRHTGKLLKHFDIQTPQTSYYEHNKLHKLDFILEKLSTGDVALVSDAGAPAINDPGYELVKAALASGFDVVPVPGPSAPIAALTVSGLPTDSFLYLGYLPHKSSERRKHVGQVCNLPYTLIFLESPHRLVDSLEGLLAILGDRRICIAREMTKMYEEYWRGQISGAIEYFKSKEPRGEFTLVVEGPKTKDRGRWTEDELLKAIKKEMKAGKSAKEISAKLAEASGWNKKEVYGLVNQIK, encoded by the coding sequence ATGGGTACACTGTATCTTGTCGCAACACCGATTGGAAACCTGGAAGACATGAACCCGCGCGGCGTGCGGATCCTGCGTGAGGTCGTTCTGATCGCCGCCGAAGATACCCGCCACACCGGAAAACTTCTCAAACACTTCGATATCCAAACTCCCCAGACCAGTTATTACGAACACAACAAATTACACAAACTCGATTTCATCCTCGAAAAACTTTCGACGGGTGACGTGGCGCTCGTCTCCGATGCAGGGGCTCCCGCGATTAATGACCCTGGCTATGAACTTGTCAAAGCCGCCCTCGCCTCCGGCTTCGACGTTGTGCCTGTTCCCGGTCCTTCGGCTCCCATCGCCGCCCTGACCGTTTCCGGCCTGCCCACCGATTCCTTTTTATACCTTGGTTATCTCCCCCATAAATCAAGCGAACGCCGCAAACATGTAGGGCAGGTTTGTAACCTGCCCTATACTTTAATTTTCCTCGAATCTCCCCACCGCCTCGTGGATTCGCTCGAAGGCCTGCTCGCCATTCTCGGTGACCGCCGCATCTGCATTGCCCGCGAAATGACGAAGATGTACGAAGAATACTGGCGCGGCCAAATCAGCGGCGCGATCGAGTATTTCAAATCAAAAGAGCCGAGAGGTGAATTCACTTTGGTTGTGGAAGGACCAAAGACCAAAGACCGTGGACGGTGGACAGAGGATGAATTGTTGAAGGCCATCAAGAAGGAAATGAAGGCGGGCAAGTCTGCAAAGGAGATCTCCGCTAAATTGGCGGAGGCAAGCGGCTGGAATAAAAAGGAAGTGTATGGTTTGGTCAATCAAATTAAGTAA
- a CDS encoding SIS domain-containing protein, which yields MNLDDLALFKQLDTQHMLAHIDGLPGQLQTAWELGQSLPLPAFTDIQNIIIAGMGDSALPADLITASVSSSIRLPVTTHRGYGIPAFAQGARTLAVCVSHSGDDEETLDSFDAVFRNGCSLLAITSGGEMAKYAEARNVPIWKYDFNGKANAAIAYPFGLLLALFTRLDLIPDPAADVAEAVAMMKRSQQHITADVLAAKNPAKRYAGQLVGRWVTFVGTQNLEPVARRWKTQVNQMAKAGANFEVIPEATHNTLLATLNPNPTLNAHTMTLFMRAPSDHLRNKLRSDAMRQAFMLEALNTDVIDARGESIIAHLWTLIIFGDYMAYYLAMAYGADPSEEHALLSFKDMLARG from the coding sequence ATGAACCTGGATGACCTCGCCCTCTTCAAACAACTCGACACCCAACATATGCTTGCCCATATTGACGGTTTGCCGGGTCAATTGCAAACCGCATGGGAATTGGGACAGAGTCTGCCTCTCCCCGCTTTCACGGATATACAAAACATTATCATCGCCGGGATGGGAGACTCCGCGCTTCCTGCCGACCTCATCACTGCTTCTGTTTCCTCGAGCATTCGCCTCCCCGTGACCACCCACCGCGGATACGGCATCCCCGCGTTCGCACAGGGCGCGCGGACATTGGCGGTCTGTGTCTCGCACTCCGGGGACGACGAAGAGACCCTCGACTCATTCGATGCCGTATTCAGGAACGGATGCAGTTTACTGGCCATCACCAGCGGCGGAGAAATGGCGAAATATGCCGAAGCAAGGAACGTTCCCATTTGGAAATATGATTTCAACGGCAAAGCCAACGCCGCAATTGCATATCCGTTTGGCTTGTTATTGGCGTTGTTCACCCGTCTCGATCTTATCCCCGACCCCGCCGCGGACGTAGCCGAAGCGGTCGCGATGATGAAACGCTCCCAACAGCACATTACCGCGGACGTGCTCGCCGCGAAGAATCCCGCCAAGCGATACGCTGGTCAATTGGTCGGGCGCTGGGTGACGTTCGTTGGCACGCAAAATCTGGAGCCTGTGGCGCGGCGCTGGAAGACGCAGGTCAATCAAATGGCGAAAGCGGGCGCGAATTTCGAGGTCATCCCCGAAGCCACGCACAACACATTGCTTGCCACGCTCAACCCGAATCCCACGCTTAATGCGCACACGATGACCCTGTTCATGCGTGCACCCAGCGACCATCTGCGGAACAAATTGCGCTCCGATGCGATGCGCCAGGCCTTCATGCTCGAAGCCCTCAACACGGATGTGATCGACGCGCGCGGCGAGTCCATAATTGCCCACTTGTGGACGTTGATCATTTTTGGCGATTACATGGCATATTATCTTGCCATGGCATACGGCGCAGACCCGTCGGAGGAGCATGCATTATTGAGTTTTAAAGATATGTTGGCAAGGGGTTGA
- a CDS encoding metal-dependent transcriptional regulator produces the protein MNVSPAMQRYAAEIYRLQHDHQQVPLSLLSSHVEASAQATASMVKRLQKSGYLAHEPYRGVMLTPEGEQIAMPSLRRHRLTEVFLVKVMKYDWATAHELADTFEKGINDEIEDRMDELAGYPTRCPHGEPIPSKDGVMPRVVDMPLIDVPSESDCVISRVRTHDFEKLNYIGELGLVPGTPFHLFSCAPFKGPLRLKLQKHDHLIGFELASSLWVEVTKQGAGNKLPPKK, from the coding sequence ATGAACGTCAGCCCCGCCATGCAGCGCTATGCCGCTGAGATCTATCGGTTACAACACGACCATCAACAGGTCCCGCTTTCGCTTTTAAGTTCACACGTCGAAGCATCCGCGCAGGCGACTGCCAGCATGGTCAAACGCCTGCAAAAAAGCGGCTACCTCGCGCACGAACCGTATCGCGGCGTAATGCTCACCCCGGAAGGCGAACAGATCGCCATGCCGTCCCTGCGCCGCCACCGCCTGACGGAAGTCTTCCTCGTCAAAGTGATGAAATATGACTGGGCGACCGCCCATGAACTGGCAGACACCTTCGAGAAGGGCATCAACGACGAGATCGAAGACCGCATGGACGAACTCGCGGGCTACCCCACCCGCTGTCCGCACGGCGAGCCGATCCCCTCGAAGGACGGCGTGATGCCCCGCGTGGTGGATATGCCGCTGATCGATGTGCCATCTGAATCCGATTGTGTCATCAGCCGCGTCCGCACGCATGATTTTGAAAAATTAAACTACATTGGTGAACTTGGGCTTGTGCCGGGCACACCGTTTCATCTATTTAGCTGTGCGCCATTCAAAGGTCCACTGCGGCTGAAATTGCAAAAGCACGATCATCTCATCGGCTTTGAACTCGCCAGTTCATTGTGGGTGGAAGTGACCAAACAAGGCGCTGGAAACAAACTCCCCCCGAAGAAATAA
- a CDS encoding extracellular solute-binding protein, whose amino-acid sequence MQHFSKKLIGLLFVLALLVSACGGGTAVPGENAPAVESNSPVENEAGVSGNLVIYSGRSESLIQPVLDAFQAKYPNVKILLKSGSNSELANALIEEQANPQADVFVTTEIFTIQSLYQQGLFASYRPVGADLLPAEFIGPEDSWVGLTRRARVIMYNTELVGADEAPQSIFDLTDPKWQGQIAAAGSTNGGMQAQIAAMRQLLGDEATQEWLTGLMVNEVTFFGGHTDVRKAVGAGEFKIGLVNHYYYYLQLAEGSPVGIVFPDQGEGQIGLICNATSAAIVNGGKNVTAAQAFLDFLISEEGQKLFAEGNYEYPMLASVPLREGVEPLENFRLADVNVAEAALDLNGTLDLMEAIGLP is encoded by the coding sequence ATGCAACACTTCAGTAAAAAACTAATTGGTTTATTGTTCGTTTTGGCGCTGTTGGTCAGCGCGTGCGGCGGCGGGACAGCCGTCCCTGGGGAAAATGCTCCCGCAGTAGAATCAAATTCACCCGTAGAAAATGAGGCGGGCGTTTCGGGCAATCTGGTCATCTATTCGGGACGTTCCGAGTCGCTCATCCAGCCCGTCCTGGATGCGTTCCAGGCGAAGTATCCGAATGTGAAAATTTTGCTCAAGTCGGGCAGTAACAGCGAGCTGGCAAATGCGCTGATTGAGGAGCAGGCGAACCCGCAGGCGGATGTGTTTGTGACGACAGAGATCTTTACCATTCAGAGCTTGTACCAGCAAGGACTGTTCGCCTCGTACCGCCCTGTGGGCGCGGACCTGCTGCCTGCGGAATTTATCGGACCCGAGGACAGCTGGGTGGGACTGACCCGCCGCGCGCGCGTTATCATGTACAATACGGAACTCGTGGGCGCGGATGAAGCGCCGCAGTCCATCTTTGACCTGACCGACCCCAAGTGGCAGGGTCAGATCGCTGCGGCTGGTTCGACCAACGGCGGTATGCAGGCACAGATCGCCGCGATGCGACAGTTGCTTGGCGATGAAGCCACGCAGGAATGGCTGACCGGCTTGATGGTGAACGAGGTGACCTTCTTCGGTGGTCATACGGATGTGCGCAAAGCCGTCGGCGCGGGCGAGTTCAAGATCGGTCTGGTCAATCACTACTATTACTACCTGCAACTCGCGGAAGGCAGCCCTGTTGGAATCGTCTTCCCCGACCAGGGCGAAGGACAGATCGGTTTGATCTGCAACGCCACCTCCGCCGCCATCGTGAATGGCGGAAAGAACGTCACCGCGGCGCAGGCATTTTTGGACTTCCTGATCTCGGAGGAAGGGCAGAAACTGTTCGCGGAAGGGAATTACGAATATCCGATGCTCGCTAGTGTGCCTCTGCGCGAAGGCGTGGAACCGCTGGAGAACTTCCGCCTGGCGGATGTGAACGTAGCCGAAGCCGCGCTTGACTTGAACGGCACATTGGATTTGATGGAAGCAATTGGTCTTCCCTAG
- a CDS encoding iron ABC transporter permease, with translation MQIRNTLPQLRRHYHISPRLLFAAGLVALFVAIPLAYIFFRATTGGEEVWLRLLQTRIWKLLGNTLLLAATVTGGATLVGVTMSFLTERTDLPGRKVFRWMLAMPLAIPAYIGGIVHLTLLRPRGGLIPQLLAEWFGQPIPTPSPLGFGGAAFILTLFMFPYVYLLSGAAFRSLNASLEEASRTFGRSNWQTLWEVTLPALRPGITAGALLVALDVLAEYGTVALLRYETFSSAIFVQLSGRYDRSAAAVLSGVLIVIAVMILWGELRLQGQARYTQMDSQWRPAPTLPLKKWKVPAFLLVSLVVFSSLLVPVIVLAAWSVQALLDPAALASIMRSGSQTFGNYAWNSLWASALAAVIAVLLSLPVALLSARYPNKLTQAISRFCQVGYAIPGVVIALSLVLLVNRYLPFLYATPLIVVMAYVLRHMPQAVRASESALNQLSPSMEEASRTLGRTSIQTIFQVILPLIVPGLLAGAGLVFLTSLKELPATLLLRPAGFDTLAVRVWVWASEGFYIQAAPAALLLVVASAAPLYFLLRREQIFR, from the coding sequence ATGCAGATACGCAACACGCTACCTCAACTTCGCCGACACTACCATATCAGCCCCCGGCTCCTGTTTGCTGCGGGGCTGGTGGCGTTGTTCGTGGCCATCCCGCTCGCGTATATATTCTTCCGTGCGACAACGGGCGGGGAGGAAGTCTGGCTGCGTCTTTTGCAAACCCGCATCTGGAAGTTGCTCGGGAACACACTACTTCTCGCCGCCACTGTCACCGGCGGCGCGACGCTCGTCGGCGTGACGATGTCCTTCCTCACCGAGCGCACCGACCTGCCCGGGCGCAAGGTCTTCCGCTGGATGCTGGCGATGCCGCTGGCGATTCCTGCCTACATCGGCGGCATCGTCCACCTGACGCTTCTTCGTCCACGCGGCGGCTTGATTCCGCAACTACTGGCGGAGTGGTTCGGTCAGCCGATCCCAACGCCCAGCCCGTTGGGGTTCGGCGGAGCGGCGTTCATTTTGACGTTGTTCATGTTCCCGTATGTCTATCTGCTCAGTGGCGCGGCGTTCCGCTCGTTGAATGCCTCGCTCGAAGAAGCCTCGCGCACGTTCGGACGCAGCAACTGGCAAACCTTGTGGGAAGTGACCCTGCCCGCCTTGCGCCCCGGCATCACAGCCGGCGCATTGCTCGTCGCGTTGGATGTTCTGGCTGAATATGGCACGGTGGCATTGCTTCGCTACGAAACTTTTTCGTCCGCGATTTTCGTGCAACTCTCCGGGCGGTATGACCGTTCCGCCGCGGCGGTGTTGAGCGGTGTGTTGATAGTGATCGCGGTCATGATTTTGTGGGGCGAACTCCGCTTGCAGGGACAGGCGCGCTACACCCAGATGGACAGTCAGTGGCGCCCCGCGCCGACCCTGCCGCTCAAGAAATGGAAAGTCCCCGCCTTCCTGCTCGTCTCGTTGGTCGTGTTTTCCAGTTTGCTGGTTCCCGTCATCGTCCTTGCGGCGTGGAGCGTGCAAGCCTTGCTCGACCCCGCCGCACTTGCCTCCATCATGCGTTCGGGGTCGCAGACCTTTGGCAATTACGCTTGGAACAGTTTATGGGCGTCCGCATTGGCGGCGGTGATCGCTGTTTTACTTTCGCTGCCTGTGGCCTTGCTTTCGGCGCGTTACCCGAATAAACTCACGCAAGCCATCTCGCGTTTTTGCCAGGTTGGCTATGCCATCCCCGGCGTGGTCATTGCGTTGAGTCTGGTCCTGCTCGTCAACCGTTATCTTCCATTCCTGTATGCCACGCCGCTGATCGTCGTCATGGCGTATGTCTTGCGCCATATGCCGCAGGCGGTCAGGGCAAGTGAATCCGCACTGAATCAACTGTCGCCTTCGATGGAAGAGGCCTCGCGTACGCTGGGCCGCACGTCCATCCAGACCATCTTCCAGGTCATCCTGCCGCTGATCGTGCCCGGCCTTCTGGCGGGCGCAGGGCTGGTCTTTTTAACCTCCCTCAAAGAATTGCCTGCTACATTATTGCTTCGTCCCGCGGGTTTCGATACGCTGGCTGTGCGCGTGTGGGTCTGGGCGTCCGAAGGCTTTTACATCCAGGCCGCACCCGCCGCGCTGTTGCTCGTGGTCGCCTCCGCCGCGCCGTTATACTTTTTACTCCGACGGGAACAGATCTTCCGATGA
- a CDS encoding ABC transporter ATP-binding protein, with the protein MNALELRNVTKRFTSAGTPAVDDISFTLSNGEILALVGPSGCGKTTTLRLIAGLERPDSGSLHIKGGLVADERHFTPPEKRGVGMVFQDHALFPHMTVFENVKFGLKGQPAVHARETTLSILKLVGLENFGERYPHQLSGGERQRVALARALAPRPVLVLMDEPFSSLDADLRHEVREQVRGILKAMSATAVFVTHDQEEALYMGDRLAVFQSGRMEQVGAPEEIFHDSATRFVAEFMGDSDFLPGVVKENGIETELGLIPQKVNLPIDSTVEVALRSDDVNFDQANPANALVLARFFRGAYYQYRLRLSSGKLIHAFKPHTKTIPPGTSVHAYLSAGHELTVFQNGVSVGE; encoded by the coding sequence ATGAATGCATTAGAACTTCGCAACGTGACAAAACGATTCACATCCGCAGGAACGCCCGCAGTGGATGATATTTCCTTCACGCTTTCCAACGGCGAGATTCTTGCGCTGGTTGGTCCGAGTGGATGCGGCAAGACGACCACCCTGCGATTGATCGCGGGACTCGAGCGACCCGACAGTGGTTCGCTTCACATCAAGGGAGGGCTGGTTGCCGACGAAAGGCATTTCACTCCGCCCGAAAAACGCGGCGTAGGCATGGTTTTTCAGGACCACGCGCTCTTCCCGCATATGACTGTTTTTGAGAACGTCAAATTCGGCTTGAAGGGACAGCCCGCCGTACATGCGCGTGAGACAACTCTCAGCATATTAAAACTCGTCGGGTTGGAAAATTTTGGGGAGCGCTACCCGCATCAACTATCTGGAGGCGAGCGTCAGCGTGTCGCCCTGGCGCGGGCGTTGGCTCCTCGTCCCGTGCTCGTTCTAATGGATGAACCGTTCAGCAGCCTCGATGCGGACTTGCGCCACGAAGTCCGTGAGCAGGTGCGCGGCATTTTGAAGGCGATGTCTGCCACGGCGGTGTTTGTGACGCACGACCAGGAGGAGGCACTCTACATGGGTGACCGCCTCGCCGTCTTCCAAAGCGGGCGGATGGAGCAGGTAGGCGCGCCCGAAGAGATCTTCCACGACTCAGCCACGCGCTTTGTGGCGGAGTTCATGGGCGACAGCGACTTTTTGCCCGGCGTGGTGAAAGAGAACGGCATCGAAACCGAACTCGGTTTGATCCCCCAGAAAGTGAACCTGCCCATTGACTCAACCGTCGAGGTCGCCCTGCGCTCCGACGATGTGAACTTCGACCAGGCGAACCCTGCCAATGCGCTGGTGCTGGCGCGCTTCTTCCGCGGCGCGTATTATCAATATCGTTTGCGTTTATCGTCTGGGAAGTTGATCCACGCCTTCAAACCGCACACCAAGACCATCCCGCCCGGCACGTCCGTTCATGCCTACCTGAGCGCGGGTCACGAGTTGACGGTCTTTCAGAATGGGGTGTCGGTGGGGGAATAG